In the Oceanibaculum nanhaiense genome, GCAGGTACTTCTGGCGCTGCGCCTCGTTGCCGTATTCGTGGATCGGGTGCATGACCAGGCTGGACTGCACGCTCATGGCGGAGCGGTAGCCGGAATCGACACGCTCGACCTCGCGGGCGACCAGGCCGTAGCAGACATAGTTCACGCCGGCGCAGCCATAGCCATCGATGGTGGAGCCGAGGAAACCCTGCTCGCCCAGCTCGTTCATGATCTCGCGGTGGAAGATTTCGTGCCGGAAGCCCTCCTGCACGCGGGTCATCAGCTTCTCGTCGCAGAAGGCGTGCGCGGCGTCGCGCACCATGCGCTCGTCTTCGCTCAGCGCGTCGTCGAGGAGAAGCGGATCCTCCCAGGAGAAGCTGGGGCGGCCCGACTTGCCGGCGGCGGGTTTCATGGTGGTGGCGGCCTGCTGCGCAGTCATTATCGTTACTCCGGTAGGTCGATAAAACCGTAAGAAAGCGGAACAGAGTTGTTCACTAAACGAACATAGCGTGCAACCCCAGAATCTCCATATATATGGTTGGCTTGCGGCAAAACGCCATGGCGCAGGCACCTCTGGCAGTCATTGACCGATCAGGGGTTGGGCCAGGAAGAGGGATGTCCGTGGCGGAAAACTGGGATATGTTGGCCCGTACTCCGGTGGCCGGCAACTGGCAGTTCCGGGTTCGCTTAATTCTTTTGTTTGGGGCCGGTACGGGTTGACGGACCGCCTGGACGGGATCGCATGAAAACCGACTTCGACGAGAACAGCGTCATCATCGAGTTCTACTCGGTTGGCGCCTATGTGAAGGTCAGCGCCATCGATCCCAGGACGCTGGTCGAGGTTTCCATCGTGGGCGACCCGCAGCGCGGGGAGGCGGCCTTGCGCCAGGCGGTTCTGCGCAAGCTGCGCTATGTTATGGAAAAACGCGCAAAGGGCGGCCGCGGCGGTCTCGTGGTTTGATGGCCTGGGTGTGACGGTCTCGTTGTGTGACGTGCGAACAGTTTAACGTTCGCCCGGTCTTAACGTTCGCCCGGTCTTAACGTTCGTCCTGCGCAAATTTGACCCTAGACCTTGGCGCGGCGCCCGCGGCTGCCGTTCTTGCCGAGACCGATCTTCTTGGCAAAGGCGGAGCGCTGCTTGGCATAGCTGGGCGCCACCATCGGATAGTCGGCAGGCAGGCCCCATTTCGCCCGATACTCATCCGGCGTCATATTGTAGTTGGTGCGCAGATGACGCTTCAGCATCTTCAGTTTCTTGCCATCTTCAAGGCAGATGATGTAGTCGTCGCCGATGGATTTCCGAATCGCAACGGCCGGTTTCAGCGGCTCCGCCGGCATTTCTCCATTCCTGTCGCTAAGGGTGCGCAGCGAATTGTAGATAGT is a window encoding:
- a CDS encoding DUF6898 family protein translates to MKTDFDENSVIIEFYSVGAYVKVSAIDPRTLVEVSIVGDPQRGEAALRQAVLRKLRYVMEKRAKGGRGGLVV
- a CDS encoding MucR family transcriptional regulator, with the translated sequence MDVVMNTEAAPESVTPNELLKMTSEVVAAYLRNNPLPATQVSEIIGTIYNSLRTLSDRNGEMPAEPLKPAVAIRKSIGDDYIICLEDGKKLKMLKRHLRTNYNMTPDEYRAKWGLPADYPMVAPSYAKQRSAFAKKIGLGKNGSRGRRAKV